In the genome of Raphanus sativus cultivar WK10039 chromosome 4, ASM80110v3, whole genome shotgun sequence, one region contains:
- the LOC108849489 gene encoding uncharacterized protein LOC108849489 isoform X1, whose amino-acid sequence MVLIESESDDEISVIEEPNPSRSSSSPPKTTEAKIVGGDDSDGFETASERGVSDNEEEEEEGDRKHEAVENQEPQPSDKPEKKEEDQVEAIADVESNQKEKALEDANEAKMEGNRLFGNGLYEDALSKYELALQFAQEFPESLELRSICHSNRAICYLKLGKYAEAIKESTKAIELNPSYTKALVRRAEAHEKLEHFEEALTDLKKILELDPSNDQARKGIRRLEPLAAAKQEKMKEEAIAKLKEMGNTILGKFGMSVDNFKAVKDPNTGSYSFSFQN is encoded by the exons ATGGTGTTGATCGAAAGCGAAAGCGACGATGAAATCTCCGTCATAGAAGAACCAAATCCATCGCGTTCTTCCTCGTCGCCGCCCAAAACAACGGAGGCGAAAATCGTCGGCGGAGATGATTCCGACGGGTTCGAAACTGCCAGCGAACGTGGAGTTAGCgataacgaagaagaagaggaagaaggtgaTAGGAAACATGAAGCGGTAGAGAATCAGGAGCCGCAACCGTCGGATAAACCTGAGAAGAAGGAGGAAGATCAGGTGGAGGCCATTGCCGATGTTGAATCAAATCAG aaGGAGAAAGCTTTGGAGGATGCAAACGAAGCTAAAATGGAAGGAAACAGATTGTTTGGAAATGGCTTATACGAAGATGCATTGTCAAAGTATGAGCTTGCTTTACAGTTTGCTCAGGAGTTTCCTGAATCTTTGGAGCTTCGATCTATCTGCCATTCAAACAGAGCGATATGTTATCTCAAATTG GGTAAATATGCAGAAGCAATCAAGGAAAGCACAAAAGCGATAGAGCTGAATCCGAGCTATACTAAAGCTTTGGTCCGTCGTGCAGAAGCTCATGAGAAGCTTGAACATTTTGAAGAAGCCCTCACTG ACTTGAAGAAGATATTAGAACTGGACCCTTCAAATGATCAGGCTAGAAAAGGAATTCGGCGTTTGGAACCATTGGCGGCTGCGAAGCAAGAAAAGATGAAAGAAGAAGCCATAG CAAAGTTGAAGGAGATGGGAAACACGATATTGGGCAAATTTGGGATGAGTGTAGACAATTTCAAGGCGGTTAAAGATCCCAACACTGGCtcttactctttttctttcCAAAACTAG
- the LOC108855577 gene encoding probable LRR receptor-like serine/threonine-protein kinase At2g23950: MAVMKKDPCFLFSFVSFLLLCSSTCSLSSQPRNPEVVALINIKNELHDPRGVLNNWDEFSVDPCSWTMISCSPDNLVTGLGAPSQSLSGTLSASIANLTNLGQVLLQNNNISGNIPPELCSLPKLQTLDLSNNRFSGEIPGSVNQLTSLLYLRLNNNSLSGPFPASLSQIPHLSFVDLSYNNLRGPVPKLPARNFNIAGNPLICKSSPPESCSGSINPGPLSVSLSSSSGRKTNVLAVALGVSLGFAVSVILSLAFIWYRKKQRRLMILRISDKQEEGLLGLGNLKSFTFRELHVATDGFSSKHILGAGGFGNVYRGKLGDGTMVAVKRLKDVNGTSGNSQFRTELEMISLAVHRNLLRLIGYCVSSSERLLVYPYMSNGSVASRLKAKPALDWSTRKKIAIGAARGLFYLHEQCDPKIIHRDVKAANVLLDECFEAVVGDFGLAKLLNHEDSHVTTAVRGTVGHIAPEYLSTGQSSEKTDVFGFGILLLELITGMRALEFGKTVSQKGAMLEWVRKLHKEMKVEELVDRELGTTYDKIEVGEMLQVALLCTQFLPAHRPKMSEVVQMLEGDGLAERWAASHNHSHFYHANMSYRSITSTDANGDNQTKHLFGSSGFDDEDDNHALDSFAMELSGPR; the protein is encoded by the exons ATGGCGGTTATGAAGAAAGATCCttgttttctcttctctttcgtCTCCTTCTTGTTACTCTGTTCCTCCACTTGTTCTCTCTCTTCTCAGCCCAGAAACCCTGAAG TGGTAGCTCTGATAAACATAAAGAACGAGCTACACGACCCTCGTGGTGTTTTGAACAACTGGGATGAGTTTTCTGTTGATCCTTGTAGCTGGACCATGATCTCTTGTTCTCCCGACAACCTTGTCACTGGCCt AGGAGCTCCAAGCCAGTCTCTTTCTGGTACTTTATCAGCCTCCATCGCAAACCTCACTAATCTCGGACAAGT gtTATTACAGAACAATAACATCTCTGGCAACATACCACCGGAACTCTGTTCTCTACCCAAGCTACAGACTTTGGATCTTTCCAATAACCGGTTTTCCGGCGAAATTCCCGGTTCGGTTAACCAGCTCACTAGTCTCCTATATCt GAGGTTAAACAACAACTCATTGTCTGGGCCCTTTCCtgcttctctctctcaaatccCTCACCTCTCTTTCGT AGACTTGTCTTATAACAATCTGAGAGGTCCTGTTCCTAAGTTACCTGCAAGGAATTTCAa TATTGCTGGGAATCCATTGATTTGTAAAAGCAGCCCACCTGAGAGTTGTTCAGGATCAATCAATCCAGGCCCTCTTTCTGTCTCTTTAAGCTCCTCCTCTG gacGCAAGACCAACGTATTGGCGGTTGCGCTTGGTGTGAGTCTTGGCTTTGCTGTTAGTGTAATCCTCTCCCTCGCCTTCATTTGGTACCGAAAGAAACAAAGAAGGCTTATGATCCTCCGCATCAGTG ACAAGCAAGAGGAAGGGTTACTAGGACTAGGGAATCTAAAAAGCTTCACGTTCAGAGAACTCCATGTAGCTACGGACGGTTTTAGCTCCAAGCACATTCTTGGTGCAGGTGGGTTCGGTAATGTCTACAGAGGGAAGCTTGGGGACGGTACAATGGTTGCGGTGAAACGTTTGAAAGATGTGAATGGAACCTCAGGGAACTCTCAGTTCCGAACCGAGCTTGAGATGATCAGCTTAGCTGTTCACAGGAACTTGCTTCGGTTAATCGGTTACTGCGTGAGTTCTAGCGAAAGACTTCTTGTCTACCCTTACATGTCCAATGGCAGCGTCGCCTCTAGGCTTAAAG CTAAGCCTGCGTTGGATTGGAGCACAAGGAAGAAGATAGCGATAGGAGCTGCGAGAGGTTTGTTTTATCTACACGAGCAGTGTGATCCCAAGATCATTCACCGTGATGTCAAGGCGGCGAATGTGCTTCTAGACGAGTGTTTTGAAGCTGTCGTTGGAGATTTTGGTCTCGCCAAGCTGCTCAACCACGAGGACTCGCATGTCACAACCGCGGTTAGAGGCACGGTTGGTCACATTGCGCCTGAGTATCTCTCCACTGGTCAGTCATCTGAGAAAACAGATGTCTTTGGGTTCGGTATACTCTTGCTTGAGCTCATCACAGGGATGAGAGCTCTCGAGTTTGGCAAAACCGTTAGCCAGAAAGGAGCCATGCTTGAATGG GTGAGGAAGCTGCACAAAGAAATGAAAGTAGAGGAGCTTGTGGACAGAGAGCTTGGGACGACGTACGATAAGATAGAAGTTGGAGAGATGCTGCAAGTGGCTTTGCTCTGCACTCAGTTCCTTCCAGCGCACAGACCGAAAATGTCTGAAGTGGTTCAGATGCTTGAAGGAGATGGATTAGCTGAGAGATGGGCTGCTTCACATAACCATTCACATTTCTACCATGCCAACATGTCTTACAGAAGTATTACCTCTACTGATGCTAATGGAGACAACCAAACCAAACATCTGTTTGGATCCTCAGGgtttgatgatgaagatgataaTCATGCATTAGATTCTTTTGCCATGGAACTATCTGGTCCAAggtag
- the LOC108848024 gene encoding uncharacterized protein LOC108848024: MASSSCNRKYPPRLYESGKTPTQIRSMNHSCFLGNLQTVRENIGEDVWSELRESAVGVIIKLKELNFTWSAKHVHYFLVNQLAIQSSHEVWSLIEGQSMRFSLYEFEDVTGLNCDPFDTQEQWDVPHEEFWSWMVQRKKSSVDGLPIQRVIKKEKKNTKTMPVKKNEVPLKKVKTEKPFEIPQLNDQSISAEGWENHLKWQKSVQCRQALEALGTSLEETALALSLEEPSRRRKTQLTKTQVWPYVGNSTVKRIIFTTCKDETPVTCD; the protein is encoded by the exons ATGGCATCATCTTCGTGTAATAGGAAGTATCCTCCACGGCTTTATGAGAGTGGTAAAACGCCTACTCAAATAAGGAGCATGAATCACAGTTGTTTTCTAGGAAACCTTCAGACGGTGAGGGAGAATATCGGCGAAGATGTTTGGTCTGAGTTGAGAGAATCAGCTGTAGGCGTGATTATCAAGCTGAAGGAGTTGAATTTCACTTGGTCTGCAAAGCATGTTCATTATTTTCTGGTGAATCAATTGGCGATTCAGAGCAGTCATGAAGTTTGGTCTTTGATAGAAGGCCAGTCAATGAGGTTCTCTCTGTATGAGTTTGAAGATGTTACAGGGCTAAATTGTGATCCATTTGACACGCAAGAACAGTGGGATGTGCCTCATGAAGAGTTCTGG TCATGGATGGttcagagaaaaaaaagttCAGTTGATGGTTTACCAATCCAACGTGTGataaaaaaggagaagaaaaataCGAAGACGATGCCAGTGAAGAAAAACGAAGTGCCACTGAAAAAGGTGAAGACAGAGAAACCCTTTGAGATCCCACAGCTAAATGACCAATCCATTTCCGCAGAGGGTTGGGAGAATCATCTAAAATGGCAGAAAAGTGTTCAGTGTAGACAGGCTTTGGAAGCACTTGGTACAAGTTTGGAAGAGACTGCACTTGCTTTGAGTTTGGAGGAGCCTTCACGCAGAAGAAAAACCCAGCTGACAAAGACTCAAGTTTGGCCATATGTCGGGAACTCAACAGTGAAGCGTATCATATTTACAACATGTAAAGACGAGACTCCTGTCACTTGTGACTGA
- the LOC108836647 gene encoding probable aspartic protease At2g35615 encodes MECFLQTSLLLFLILSYTIATESAKKPNRMAMKLIHRDTVSHQARRAPATLEDHMEHLTSLSSARFMHLQNTIDKELSNSDFQVDMHQAITTSMFFVNFSVGQPPVQQFAIMDTGSSLLWIKCLPCKKSSSPTRPLFNPALSSSYVEYSCNDEFCRYAPTGHCGSSHECLYEQVYINGAGSKGVFAKEQLTFATPSGNRVLTRPVAFGCGHENGEQLGSELTGILGLGAKPASVAVQLGSKFSYCIGDLANKNYGFNQLVLGEDADVLGDPTPIETETGIYYMSLEGISVGDKQLNIEPMVFKRRGARTGVILDSGTLFTWLAEAAYRELYNEVKAILDTQLERFWFRDMLCYHGKVSEELIGFPVVTFRFAGGAELAMEAASMFYPLSETDVYLNVFCMSVRPTTEHGRQYKDFTAIGLMAQQYYNIAYDLKEKNVYLQRIDCVLLDDYSPS; translated from the coding sequence ATGGAATGTTTTCTCCAAACATCACTCTTACTCTTCCTCATTCTCTCATACACCATAGCTACCGAATCCGCCAAGAAACCTAACCGAATGGCTATGAAGCTGATACACCGTGACACAGTGTCCCATCAGGCTCGACGAGCTCCGGCCACTCTAGAAGACCATATGGAACACCTGACAAGTCTCTCATCAGCTCGGTTCATGCATCTACAGAACACGATTGATAAAGAGCTAAGCAACAGTGACTTCCAAGTCGACATGCACCAAGCCATCACAACGTCAATGTTTTTTGTGAACTTCTCAGTAGGACAGCCTCCGGTACAGCAGTTCGCAATCATGGACACGGGAAGCTCACTGTTATGGATCAAATGTCTTCCATGCAAAAAATCCTCGTCGCCAACGCGTCCTCTCTTCAATCCAGCACTATCTTCATCATACGTAGAGTATTCATGCAACGATGAGTTTTGTAGGTATGCACCGACGGGACACTGCGGCTCCTCGCACGAGTGCCTTTACGAGCAAGTGTACATAAACGGCGCCGGCTCCAAAGGCGTGTTTGCTAAAGAACAGCTAACGTTCGCAACGCCTAGCGGAAACAGAGTTTTGACCAGACCTGTTGCGTTTGGGTGTGGCCATGAGAATGGTGAGCAGTTAGGGAGTGAGTTAACcggtattttgggtttaggagcTAAACCGGCGTCCGTTGCGGTCCAGCTCGGGTCTAAATTCTCTTACTGTATCGGCGACTTGGCTAACAAAAACTACGGTTTCAACCAGCTGGTTCTTGGAGAGGACGCTGATGTTCTTGGCGATCCAACGCCTATCGAGACAGAGACTGGCATCTACTACATGAGTCTCGAAGGGATCAGCGTCGGAGACAAACAGCTGAATATAGAACCAATGGTGTTCAAAAGAAGAGGAGCAAGAACGGGAGTGATACTCGACTCGGGAACACTCTTCACTTGGCTCGCGGAAGCAGCTTACAGAGAACTCTATAACGAAGTAAAAGCCATTCTCGATACACAGCTGGAGAGGTTCTGGTTTAGGGACATGTTGTGCTACCATGGGAAAGTAAGCGAAGAGCTGATAGGTTTCCCTGTGGTGACGTTTCGGTTTGCGGGAGGAGCAGAGCTGGCTATGGAGGCTGCGAGCATGTTTTATCCGTTGTCGGAAACTGATGTGTATCTTAACGTGTTTTGTATGTCGGTGAGGCCGACCACGGAACATGGAAGGCAGTATAAGGACTTCACAGCTATTGGGTTAATGGCTCAGCAGTACTATAATATTGCTTATGACCTCAAGGAGAAGAACGTTTATCTACAGAGAATAGACTGTGTTCTACTCGATGACTATTCCCCTTCATGA
- the LOC108849489 gene encoding uncharacterized protein LOC108849489 isoform X2, with translation MVLIESESDDEISVIEEPNPSRSSSSPPKTTEAKIVGGDDSDGFETASERGVSDNEEEEEEGDRKHEAVENQEPQPSDKPEKKEEDQVEAIADVESNQEKALEDANEAKMEGNRLFGNGLYEDALSKYELALQFAQEFPESLELRSICHSNRAICYLKLGKYAEAIKESTKAIELNPSYTKALVRRAEAHEKLEHFEEALTDLKKILELDPSNDQARKGIRRLEPLAAAKQEKMKEEAIAKLKEMGNTILGKFGMSVDNFKAVKDPNTGSYSFSFQN, from the exons ATGGTGTTGATCGAAAGCGAAAGCGACGATGAAATCTCCGTCATAGAAGAACCAAATCCATCGCGTTCTTCCTCGTCGCCGCCCAAAACAACGGAGGCGAAAATCGTCGGCGGAGATGATTCCGACGGGTTCGAAACTGCCAGCGAACGTGGAGTTAGCgataacgaagaagaagaggaagaaggtgaTAGGAAACATGAAGCGGTAGAGAATCAGGAGCCGCAACCGTCGGATAAACCTGAGAAGAAGGAGGAAGATCAGGTGGAGGCCATTGCCGATGTTGAATCAAATCAG GAGAAAGCTTTGGAGGATGCAAACGAAGCTAAAATGGAAGGAAACAGATTGTTTGGAAATGGCTTATACGAAGATGCATTGTCAAAGTATGAGCTTGCTTTACAGTTTGCTCAGGAGTTTCCTGAATCTTTGGAGCTTCGATCTATCTGCCATTCAAACAGAGCGATATGTTATCTCAAATTG GGTAAATATGCAGAAGCAATCAAGGAAAGCACAAAAGCGATAGAGCTGAATCCGAGCTATACTAAAGCTTTGGTCCGTCGTGCAGAAGCTCATGAGAAGCTTGAACATTTTGAAGAAGCCCTCACTG ACTTGAAGAAGATATTAGAACTGGACCCTTCAAATGATCAGGCTAGAAAAGGAATTCGGCGTTTGGAACCATTGGCGGCTGCGAAGCAAGAAAAGATGAAAGAAGAAGCCATAG CAAAGTTGAAGGAGATGGGAAACACGATATTGGGCAAATTTGGGATGAGTGTAGACAATTTCAAGGCGGTTAAAGATCCCAACACTGGCtcttactctttttctttcCAAAACTAG
- the LOC108836646 gene encoding probable small nuclear ribonucleoprotein G: MSRSGQPPDLKKYMDKKLQIKLNANRMVVGTLRGFDQFMNLVVDNTVEVNGDDKTDIGMVVIRGNSIVTVEALEPVGRSS, from the exons ATGAGTCGGTCAGGTCAGCCTCCGGATCTCAAGAA GTACATGGACAAGAAACTCCAAA TCAAGCTTAATGCTAACCGAATGGTCGTGGGAACGCTTCGTGGGTTTGACCAGTTCATGAATCTTGTTGTTGACAACACTGTTGAGGTGAACGGTGATGACAAAACCGACATTGGAATGGTG GTGATTAGAGGAAACAGCATTGTGACCGTGGAAGCTCTTGAACCAGTGGGCAGGTCTTCTTAG
- the LOC108849425 gene encoding cinnamoyl-CoA reductase-like SNL6 — MSQEKAMSCCCVLDASTYVGFWILKKLLNRGYSVRAAIRKNGESMLEEKIRNMQATEERLVVYDVDVLDYQSILVSLNNCNAVFCCLDNPEGYDEMEVDLEVRGAINVVEACARTESIDKVIFSSSLTAAIWRDNIGTQKDVDEKSWSDLNFCLEKKLWHALAKTQSEKAAWALAMDRMVNMVSVNPGLIVGPSVTQHNPRPTMSFLKGAAQMYENGVLAYVDVEFVADVHIRVFEDISACGRYFCFNQIVNTEEEALKLVEILSPLIPMPPRYEKEMQGSEVHAERLRNNKLNKLVEAGSAC; from the exons ATGAGTCAAGAGAAAGCCATGTCTTGTTGCTGTGTTCTTGATGCTTCCACTTATGTGGGTTTCTGGATTCTCAAGAAATTGCTCAACAGAGGCTACTCTGTTCGTGCAGCCATCCGTAAAAACG GGGAGAGTATGCTTGAGGAGAAAATCAGGAACATGCAAGCCACAGAGGAGAGATTAGTGGTTTACGATGTGGATGTGTTGGATTACCAGAGCATCCTTGTTTCTCTCAACAACTGTAACGCTGTGTTCTGTTGCTTGGATAATCCTGAAGGGTACGAT GAAATGGAAGTTGATTTGGAGGTGAGAGGAGCGATTAATGTGGTGGAAGCATGTGCAAGAACAGAAAGTATAGACAAGGttatcttctcttcttcactaACTGCTGCGATATGGAGAGATAACATTGGAACTCAAAAAGATGTTGATGAGAAGTCTTGGAGTGATCTAAACTTTTGTCTCGAAAAGAAG CTATGGCATGCTCTGGCCAAGACACAATCTGAGAAGGCGGCTTGGGCATTAGCCATGGACCGTATGGTCAACATGGTGTCAGTTAACCCAGGGCTCATTGTTGGACCCTCGGTGACTCAACACAACCCTAGACCCACCATGTCTTTCCTCAAAG GAGCTGCACAGATGTACGAGAACGGTGTGTTAGCCTACGTAGACGTGGAGTTTGTAGCAGATGTTCACATTCGAGTTTTCGAGGATATTTCGGCTTGTGGTAGATACTTTTGCTTCAACCAAATTGTGAATACCGAAGAAGAAGCTCTCAAACTTGTGGAGATTCTATCTCCTTTAATTCCTATGCCACCAAG GTATGAGAAAGAGATGCAAGGAAGTGAAGTTCATGCAGAGAGGTTGAGAAACAATAAACTCAACAAGCTGGTAGAAGCTGGCTCTGCTTGTTAA
- the LOC108852436 gene encoding probable polygalacturonase, with protein sequence MEFSLKPSTLKMTRTSFVIVVVLAISSFQMMESSPGLANKVQANIQYNAINCRKHSAVITEFGAVGDGKTSNTKAFKEAITKLAPKAADGGVQLIVPPGKWLTGSFNLTSHFTLFIQKDATILASQDESEYPVVAPLPSYGQGRDAAGPTFASLISGTNLTDVVITGNNGTINGQGKYWWVKYRSGGFKNITRPYTLEIMFSKDVQISNITIIDSPAWNIHPVYCTNVIVKGVTILAPIDSPNTDGINPDSCTNTLIEDCFVVSGDDCIAVKSGWDQFGIKVGMPTQQLSIRRLTCISPDSAGIALGSEMSGGIKDVRMEDITLLQTQSAIRIKTAVGRGGYVKDIFARRFTMKTMKYVFWMSGAYNQHPASGYDPKAMPEITNINYRDMTADNVTQPARLDGFTNDPFTKICMSNINIALAAEPKKLLWNCTAISGISSKVTPKPCSLLPEKSPIDCAFPVDKIPIESVVLNKCSA encoded by the exons ATGGAGTTCTCTCTAAAACCTTCAACTCTAAAG aTGACTCGGACAAGTTTTGTCATAGTAGTAGTTTTAGCAATCAGCAGTTTTCAGATGATGGAATCATCTCCAGGTCTAGCCAACAAGGTGCAGGCAAATATTCAATATAACGCGATTAATTGTCGAAAACATAGCGCAGTTATAACCGAATTTGGAGCCGTGGGTGATGGAAAAACATCAAACACAAAAGCGTTTAAGGAAGCCATTACCAAGCTTGCTCCTAAGGCGGCCGACGGTGGAGTGCAGCTCATTGTTCCACCGGGAAAATGGCTTACCGGAAGTTTCAACCTGACCAGCCATTTTACTTTGTTCATCCAGAAAGATGCAACTATTCTTGCTTCTCAG gATGAATCTGAATATCCAGTGGTTGCGCCATTGCCATCGTATGGACAAGGAAGAGATGCAGCTGGGCCAACATTTGCTAGTTTAATTTCTGGCACAAACCTAACCGATGTTGTTATCACCG GTAACAACGGAACAATCAACGGACAAGGAAAATACTGGTGGGTGAAGTATAGAAGTGGTGGATTTAAGAATATCACGAGGCCTTACACACTAGAGATCATGTTCTCTAAAGACGTTCAGATCTCGAACATCACGATCATCGATTCGCCTGCATGGAATATTCATCCAGTGTATTGCACTAACGTCATCGTTAAAGGTGTTACCATTCTCGCTCCTATCGATTCTCCTAACACCGATGGAATCAACCCTG ATTCTTGCACCAACACGTTGATCGAAGACTGTTTCGTAGTCTCCGGAGACGATTGCATCGCCGTCAAGAGCGGTTGGGATCAGTTCGGTATCAAAGTCGGAATGCCAACTCAGCAGCTCTCTATCCGAAGACTCACATGCATATCTCCTGATAGTGCTGGAATAGCACTCGGAAGTGAAATGTCCGGTGGAATCAAAGACGTTAGGATGGAAGACATAACGTTGCTTCAGACACAATCCgctatccgaatcaaaacaGCTGTTGGTCGTGGAGGTTACGTTAAAGATATCTTTGCTCGAAGGTTCACAATGAAGACAATGAAATACGTTTTCTGGATGAGTGGTGCCTATAACCAACACCCTGCTTCGGGTTATGACCCCAAGGCTATGCCCgagattacaaatattaattaccGTGACATGACCGCGGATAACGTTACGCAGCCCGCTAGGCTCGATGGGTTCACCAACGATCCTTTCACAAAGATATGTATGTCGAATATAAACATTGCTTTGGCTGCTGAGCCCAAGAAGTTGCTGTGGAATTGTACGGCCATCTCCGGAATTTCGAGCAAGGTGACGCCAAAACCGTGTAGCTTGTTACCGGAGAAATCTCCCATTGACTGTGCTTTTCCTGTTGATAAGATTCCTATTGAATCTGTTGTCCTGAACAAATGCTCTGCTTAG